In one window of Blastocatellia bacterium DNA:
- a CDS encoding LptF/LptG family permease, whose product MTRRIERYLLVEITPYFVLALLVLTVLVLASQMAQFAELFVKRDVPPMLVRTLLASLIPRILVLTLPLSLLVAVMTGLSRLHGDHELAVLFTSGIGRRHLLAPLLLLALPTSAVTFYLAAFDMPHAIRRVKEIRAELILQGIRLQVKPRTFDDRFAGMILYIGEVDRQADLWRYLFLALEGQRTDPNSAIGPTLITASRGRLELGKTPEDSRLSLYDGIVHRRLRTDNGSRYEVEAFERTTIRFDAQSREAEQLRTELETGTVPVRSKIQEMTLPELWAARHDPLLGRRALTEFHKRVAVSASPLVLVAVGVALATTRRRGGRSYGFWLSLLLAAIYYLLLLGGENLARAGRLPPFVALWLGNIAMASYSALRLSERFSLTRTIERIAERLRLTSTASPPLRAQIALTWDALRARAQQVEQKMLHRLSRLFRPRAKILPFPTHLGSVTELPLRLPIGDRYIALRFLSLYLTTLVGLWTLFIIFTVFELSSDILTNQIPARFVAEYLVALTPSVLSYLAPPSALMAALVSMSILSQSGELTALRAAGISIPRTAIPILVASALLAGAVAIWQEHVVPRANARQELLRFYIKKGRFPAAVELSPTMVNWMVVWPNRREAIAEPSSEASSFPPMTRAVSGSRAQMPRRILHFASLDRAARRLNTLLILDLSPDRFLVRRRLEAEFAKWDEARAAWHLSRVSVWDFEGAHLLSERHLDQLWLDDEGESELLTLPPRKPEAMTSRELRAQIRILTERGLDPTDLRIAVERRSANAAAVFIMALFGLPFGATFGRKGARHAIGLGIAIGLLYWLALGLFEQLGRYEYFSPRVAAWSPNGFLLALGLYLLFRVRT is encoded by the coding sequence ATGACGCGGCGAATCGAGCGGTACCTCTTGGTCGAGATCACCCCCTACTTCGTCCTCGCTCTCCTCGTCCTCACGGTCCTGGTGCTCGCTAGTCAAATGGCCCAGTTCGCCGAACTCTTCGTGAAGCGCGACGTTCCTCCGATGCTCGTGCGGACGCTGCTCGCCTCTCTCATTCCGCGCATCCTCGTACTCACGCTTCCACTCTCACTGCTTGTCGCCGTGATGACCGGGCTCAGCCGTCTACATGGCGATCATGAACTGGCGGTCCTATTCACGAGTGGGATCGGCCGACGACATCTCCTCGCTCCGTTGCTCCTTTTGGCTCTTCCGACAAGCGCCGTGACTTTCTATCTGGCGGCTTTCGATATGCCGCACGCAATACGCCGCGTGAAGGAGATCCGAGCAGAGTTGATCCTGCAAGGGATTCGCCTTCAGGTGAAACCCCGCACTTTTGATGATCGGTTCGCGGGCATGATCCTCTACATCGGCGAGGTGGATCGGCAAGCAGATCTGTGGCGTTATCTCTTCCTCGCTCTCGAAGGACAGCGCACCGATCCGAATTCGGCCATTGGTCCTACGCTCATCACGGCTTCCCGCGGTCGCTTGGAGCTCGGGAAGACGCCTGAGGATTCGCGCCTGAGTTTGTACGATGGTATCGTTCACCGACGTCTTCGCACTGACAATGGCTCCCGCTACGAAGTGGAAGCTTTCGAGCGCACGACGATTCGCTTTGATGCTCAATCGCGAGAGGCCGAGCAACTTCGCACGGAATTGGAAACGGGTACGGTCCCGGTGCGGAGCAAAATCCAAGAGATGACGCTTCCCGAGTTGTGGGCTGCACGGCACGATCCGCTCCTCGGCCGGCGAGCCCTCACGGAATTTCATAAGCGCGTGGCCGTGAGCGCTTCCCCCCTCGTCCTCGTCGCGGTGGGTGTTGCCTTAGCGACGACCCGACGGCGAGGGGGACGCAGCTATGGCTTCTGGCTCAGCCTCTTGTTGGCGGCCATCTATTACCTCTTGCTGCTCGGTGGAGAGAATCTGGCTCGCGCCGGACGCCTTCCGCCTTTCGTCGCCTTATGGCTAGGGAACATCGCCATGGCGAGCTATAGCGCTCTCCGATTATCGGAGCGCTTCTCCCTAACTCGAACGATCGAGCGAATAGCTGAGCGGCTTCGGTTGACCTCGACGGCTTCTCCCCCGCTTCGCGCTCAGATCGCTCTGACATGGGATGCGCTGCGAGCGCGCGCGCAGCAGGTCGAACAGAAGATGCTCCATCGCTTGTCTCGCCTCTTCCGCCCACGCGCAAAAATTCTCCCATTTCCAACGCATCTCGGATCGGTGACCGAGCTTCCTCTGCGCCTTCCGATCGGCGACCGATACATCGCCCTCCGATTCCTCAGCCTTTACCTGACGACCCTCGTTGGCCTCTGGACGCTCTTCATCATCTTCACGGTCTTCGAACTATCGTCGGACATCCTCACGAATCAGATCCCGGCCCGCTTCGTGGCCGAATATCTCGTCGCCCTCACACCCTCGGTGCTCAGTTATCTCGCTCCTCCCTCTGCGCTGATGGCCGCATTGGTGAGCATGAGCATCCTGAGCCAATCGGGGGAACTCACGGCTTTGCGGGCGGCTGGGATCTCGATTCCCCGCACGGCGATTCCCATCCTCGTCGCGAGCGCGCTTTTGGCGGGCGCTGTCGCCATTTGGCAGGAGCATGTCGTGCCACGGGCCAACGCGCGGCAGGAGCTGCTGCGCTTCTACATCAAAAAAGGGCGCTTTCCTGCGGCTGTGGAGCTCTCGCCCACGATGGTGAATTGGATGGTCGTCTGGCCGAATAGGAGAGAGGCGATCGCCGAACCTTCGTCTGAAGCATCGAGTTTCCCTCCGATGACTCGCGCCGTTTCCGGAAGCCGCGCCCAGATGCCTCGACGCATCTTGCACTTCGCTTCCCTCGACCGCGCGGCGCGACGCTTGAACACCCTCTTGATTCTCGATCTCTCCCCCGATCGCTTCCTGGTGCGTCGTCGTCTGGAGGCCGAGTTCGCCAAGTGGGATGAAGCGCGCGCGGCGTGGCACTTGTCGCGCGTTTCCGTTTGGGACTTCGAGGGCGCTCACCTTCTCTCCGAGCGACACCTCGATCAGCTCTGGCTCGACGACGAAGGCGAATCGGAACTCCTTACGCTCCCACCTCGAAAACCGGAGGCCATGACCTCCCGAGAACTACGCGCGCAAATTCGCATCCTCACCGAACGCGGACTCGATCCCACGGATCTTCGCATCGCCGTGGAACGGAGATCCGCCAATGCCGCCGCAGTCTTCATCATGGCGCTCTTTGGCCTCCCCTTTGGGGCGACCTTCGGTCGGAAGGGCGCTCGTCACGCGATCGGTCTTGGGATTGCGATCGGTTTGCTGTATTGGCTCGCCCTCGGCCTCTTCGAACAACTGGGACGATACGAGTATTTCTCTCCCCGAGTGGCCGCGTGGAGTCCGAACGGATTCCTGCTGGCCCTCGGCCTCTACCTCCTCTTTCGCGTTCGGACGTGA
- the efp gene encoding elongation factor P, protein MIQATRIRRGMIIIHEGDPCLVLDFRHVTPGNWRAMVQTKLRNLRTGISFEHRFRSTDTVEKAVLEEQEFEYLYQDGTSYHFMNTETFEQIALDEELLGDAVKFLIPNLRLKVVFYQGKPMGVELPPTVDLRVVETEPSLKGATVTAVNKPATLETGLVIQVPPFVEPGDIVRVDTAEGVYLERVK, encoded by the coding sequence ATGATACAAGCGACGCGTATCCGGCGCGGGATGATCATCATTCACGAAGGCGATCCGTGTCTGGTTCTCGACTTTCGACACGTGACGCCGGGGAATTGGCGCGCGATGGTGCAAACGAAGCTGCGGAATCTGCGGACGGGGATCTCGTTCGAGCATCGCTTCCGCTCGACCGATACGGTGGAGAAGGCCGTCTTGGAGGAACAAGAGTTCGAGTACCTCTATCAGGATGGGACGAGCTATCACTTCATGAACACAGAGACCTTCGAGCAGATCGCGCTCGATGAGGAGCTTTTGGGGGATGCTGTGAAGTTCCTCATCCCGAATCTGCGCCTGAAGGTCGTGTTCTATCAAGGGAAGCCGATGGGCGTTGAGTTGCCCCCTACCGTGGATCTCCGTGTCGTTGAGACGGAGCCCAGTTTGAAAGGCGCTACCGTAACCGCCGTCAACAAACCGGCGACGCTGGAGACGGGGTTGGTCATTCAAGTTCCTCCCTTTGTCGAACCCGGTGATATCGTCCGCGTGGATACGGCCGAAGGGGTTTATCTCGAACGCGTGAAGTAA
- the purL gene encoding phosphoribosylformylglycinamidine synthase subunit PurL has translation MSDLTPEEYARIVERLGRDPNPVELGMLAAMWSEHCSYKSSKVHLRRLPTSGPRVLQGPGENAGVVDIGDGWCIVFKIESHNHPSFIEPYQGAATGVGGILRDIFTMGARPIAVLDSLRFGPLTDPRNRAIMDGVVRGIADYGNCFGVPTVGGEVFFAECYARNPLVNAMAVGLARREQIFYARASGPGNTVLYVGAKTGRDGIHGARMASAEFTESALEQRPAVQVGDPFMEKLLLEACLEALRTNAIVGLQDMGAAGLTCASCEMGARAHTGIELDLDRVPQREAGMSAYEILLSESQERMLLVVRAGHEREVKEIFAKWGLDAVEIGRVTDDGRLRVFHRGHLVADLPNRLLAEEAPVYHRPMKPVATGDEVEWDRVHAEPAPLEEVLRQMLRSPNLASKQWVYRQYDHMVRTNTILLPGADAAVLRIKETRKAIALTLDGNGRYCHLNPRAGARLAVAEACRNLVVTGALPIACTNCLNFASPERPEVMWAFSEVIDGMAEACAVFETPVTGGNVSFYNETEGRGVYPTPVIGMLGLIEGVNYFPANHGDVERRNRPSLPITPWFKTEGDLIVLLGRTGDDLGGSEYLAWIHGLVGGGVPRLDLQLERAVQRACLRAIAEGIIKSAHDCSDGGLAIALVECCFSSHRREAIGADLVLTTEGVRSPISLLFSETPSRILVTLEPEHLPTLERIAGEFRIPYAVLGRVGGSHFRVTIDGNMVISIPVHELEAIWQNVLPEYLGP, from the coding sequence ATGAGCGATCTCACGCCAGAGGAGTACGCACGGATCGTCGAGCGATTGGGTCGAGACCCCAACCCTGTGGAGTTGGGGATGCTCGCAGCGATGTGGTCGGAACATTGTTCGTACAAATCGTCGAAGGTGCATCTCCGACGCTTACCGACCTCCGGGCCTCGCGTCCTCCAAGGACCGGGTGAGAACGCCGGAGTCGTGGACATCGGCGATGGATGGTGCATCGTCTTCAAGATCGAGTCGCACAATCACCCGAGCTTCATCGAACCGTATCAAGGGGCGGCGACGGGAGTGGGGGGAATTTTGCGCGACATCTTCACGATGGGCGCGCGTCCCATCGCCGTCTTGGACTCGCTGCGGTTCGGCCCGCTCACGGATCCTCGTAATCGCGCGATCATGGACGGCGTCGTACGTGGCATCGCCGATTACGGGAACTGTTTCGGCGTCCCCACTGTCGGCGGTGAGGTCTTCTTCGCCGAGTGTTACGCGCGGAATCCTTTGGTGAACGCCATGGCCGTCGGCCTGGCGCGGCGCGAGCAGATCTTCTACGCGCGCGCCAGTGGTCCCGGCAACACGGTCCTCTATGTCGGCGCAAAAACCGGACGCGATGGCATTCACGGAGCGCGCATGGCTTCGGCCGAATTCACAGAATCGGCACTGGAACAACGTCCGGCCGTCCAAGTGGGCGATCCGTTTATGGAGAAGCTCCTGTTGGAAGCCTGTTTGGAAGCCCTGCGCACCAACGCCATCGTCGGTCTTCAAGATATGGGGGCGGCTGGCCTCACCTGCGCCAGTTGCGAAATGGGCGCGCGCGCCCACACGGGCATCGAACTCGATCTCGATCGCGTGCCGCAACGCGAAGCTGGCATGTCCGCCTATGAGATTCTCCTTTCGGAATCCCAAGAGCGCATGTTACTCGTCGTTCGTGCCGGCCATGAACGCGAGGTGAAGGAGATCTTCGCGAAATGGGGATTGGACGCTGTCGAGATCGGGCGCGTGACCGACGATGGCCGATTGCGCGTGTTCCATCGAGGACATCTTGTCGCCGATCTCCCCAATCGTCTTTTGGCTGAAGAAGCTCCCGTCTATCACCGCCCGATGAAGCCAGTCGCAACTGGAGATGAGGTGGAATGGGATCGGGTTCATGCTGAACCGGCGCCGCTTGAAGAGGTCCTTCGCCAGATGCTCCGCTCGCCGAACCTCGCTTCGAAGCAATGGGTCTACCGCCAGTACGATCACATGGTGCGGACGAACACGATCCTGCTGCCCGGGGCCGACGCCGCTGTGCTCCGAATCAAGGAGACGCGCAAAGCGATCGCGCTGACGCTAGATGGCAACGGAAGATATTGCCACCTGAACCCACGCGCGGGCGCTCGATTGGCCGTTGCCGAAGCTTGTCGCAATCTCGTCGTGACCGGCGCTCTTCCTATCGCCTGCACGAATTGCTTGAATTTCGCGTCTCCGGAGCGCCCCGAGGTCATGTGGGCATTCAGCGAGGTCATTGACGGCATGGCCGAGGCGTGCGCGGTGTTCGAGACGCCCGTGACGGGGGGAAACGTGAGCTTCTATAACGAGACCGAAGGACGCGGCGTCTATCCAACGCCGGTCATCGGCATGCTCGGCCTCATTGAAGGCGTGAATTACTTCCCCGCGAATCACGGGGACGTCGAGCGGAGGAATCGTCCCTCGTTGCCAATCACGCCGTGGTTTAAAACCGAAGGCGATCTCATCGTCCTGCTCGGCCGCACGGGCGATGATCTGGGCGGTAGTGAATACCTAGCCTGGATACATGGACTCGTCGGGGGAGGCGTGCCGAGGCTCGATCTCCAATTGGAACGCGCCGTTCAACGCGCGTGCTTGAGGGCCATCGCTGAGGGAATCATCAAGTCCGCGCACGATTGTTCGGATGGAGGCTTGGCCATCGCGCTGGTCGAATGCTGTTTCTCCAGCCATCGGCGCGAGGCCATCGGTGCTGATCTCGTTTTGACGACCGAAGGTGTTCGCTCGCCGATTTCGCTACTTTTCAGCGAAACGCCCTCGCGCATCCTTGTGACGCTTGAACCTGAGCATTTGCCGACACTGGAACGCATCGCTGGTGAATTTCGCATCCCTTACGCCGTCCTCGGGCGCGTCGGGGGATCTCACTTCAGGGTGACGATTGATGGGAATATGGTCATCAGCATCCCAGTCCATGAACTCGAAGCTATCTGGCAGAACGTCCTTCCTGAATATCTCGGCCCATGA
- the recO gene encoding DNA repair protein RecO, with amino-acid sequence MAVKESEAFVLMTYPLAEADKIVVLFTRLYGKIRAVARGARRPKSRFGACLEPLSEIFASFFEKEARELAVLRRCELLCSPFERAATPEGEAFLYHVAELVDAFQPPSEPHPSVYRLIRAARDAFLQGAPLLPLAVYVEMWMLKLSGFFAPLEACAACGRAFRSEDPVWIARDGTPRCERCGAALGGHVISAHYRSLLAEMLKRPPNEWASLPISQEALHLHRLLTRLLQDVLERELKTKLLLNV; translated from the coding sequence ATGGCCGTGAAGGAAAGCGAAGCGTTCGTCTTGATGACTTATCCGCTCGCGGAGGCGGATAAGATCGTTGTTCTCTTCACTCGCCTTTACGGGAAGATTCGTGCTGTCGCTCGCGGCGCGCGTCGGCCGAAGAGCCGATTCGGAGCATGCTTGGAGCCTCTCTCGGAGATCTTCGCCTCTTTCTTTGAGAAGGAGGCACGGGAACTCGCCGTATTGAGACGGTGTGAGCTTCTATGCTCGCCGTTTGAGCGCGCGGCGACCCCCGAGGGCGAAGCCTTCCTCTATCACGTGGCGGAGCTTGTGGATGCTTTCCAGCCGCCGTCGGAACCCCACCCTTCCGTTTATCGGCTGATTCGGGCGGCGCGGGATGCTTTTCTCCAAGGAGCGCCACTTCTTCCCCTGGCCGTGTATGTCGAGATGTGGATGCTGAAACTTAGCGGCTTCTTCGCCCCTCTGGAAGCATGCGCTGCTTGCGGAAGGGCTTTTCGCTCCGAGGATCCCGTATGGATCGCTCGCGATGGAACGCCTCGATGCGAGCGCTGCGGCGCGGCTCTCGGTGGGCATGTGATTTCTGCTCACTACCGTTCGCTCCTTGCGGAGATGCTCAAACGTCCGCCGAATGAGTGGGCGTCTCTTCCCATATCGCAGGAAGCTCTCCATCTTCATCGCCTCCTCACGCGACTCCTCCAGGATGTTCTTGAACGTGAGCTGAAGACCAAGCTATTATTGAATGTTTGA
- the ppdK gene encoding pyruvate, phosphate dikinase: MGKKYVYFFGNGQAEGSARLKDLLGGKGAGLAEMTNAGLPVPPGFTITTEVCRIFYENEGRLPVEIEQEIQDALRRLEEIRGERLGDPERPLLVSVRSGAKFSMPGMMDTILNLGLNDVTVQALARRTQNPRFAYDCYRRFVQMFGNVVLGVEKRKFEEVLEAKKRARGVRQDTELTAEDLKELVQEFKGLITEETGRVFPEDPHEQLRQARDAVFRSWNNERAITYRQIHNIPHDLGTAVNVQAMVFGNMGETSGSGVGFTRNPATGEKELFGEFLPNAQGEDVVAGIRTPLPLEKLREILPDVYHQLEEIAERLERHYRDVQDFEFTVQEGKLFMLQTRSAKRTGLAAIRIACDMVDEGLVTPEESLRLIEAPTLNQLLHPTFDPVKRKEFRVIGRGLASSPGAAAGRIAFTAHRAVELRRQGERVVLVRMETSPDDISGMQASEGFLTARGGATSHAAVVGRQMGKPAVVGCGALIIDEEAGTARLGDVLLREGDFISIDGTTGEILLGDVPKVESEIVRVLNGTLAPEQSKVYQYFKRVMDTAREVKRLGVRANADTPEDARLARAFGAEGIGLARTEHMFFAPDRLPHMQAMILARTEAERRDALARLLPMQREDFAAIFRVMDGYPVTIRLLDPPLHEFLPKREQLMVEIAVLRAKGETEGLEEKEQLLARVEELHEFNPMLGLRGCRLGILYPEVTEMQARAIFEAACQVAREGIRVLPEIMVPLVGAAREFEAQREIIDRVAEEVMGETGVHISYLVGTMIELPRAALTAGEIARSAEFFSFGTNDLTQTTFGFSRDDTVAVIEAYLSRGILETDPFLILDRAGVGELMKIGVERGRATRANLKTGICGEHGGEPNSIEFCHRIGLDYVSCSPYRVPIAMLAAAQAAVTELAAVLE, encoded by the coding sequence ATGGGGAAAAAATACGTCTATTTCTTCGGGAATGGTCAGGCGGAAGGTTCGGCCCGGTTGAAAGATCTCCTCGGGGGAAAGGGGGCGGGACTCGCAGAGATGACTAACGCGGGACTGCCGGTCCCTCCGGGATTCACGATCACGACCGAAGTGTGTCGCATCTTCTATGAGAATGAGGGCCGCCTGCCGGTGGAGATCGAGCAAGAGATTCAGGACGCGTTGCGACGACTAGAGGAGATACGCGGAGAGCGATTGGGGGATCCGGAGCGCCCCCTTTTAGTCTCAGTACGCTCCGGTGCGAAGTTCAGCATGCCGGGGATGATGGACACGATCTTGAATCTCGGCTTGAACGATGTGACCGTCCAAGCCCTTGCCCGCCGCACGCAGAATCCTCGTTTCGCTTACGATTGCTATCGCCGATTCGTCCAGATGTTCGGCAACGTCGTCCTCGGCGTCGAGAAAAGGAAGTTCGAAGAGGTGCTCGAGGCGAAGAAGCGGGCACGAGGTGTGCGACAGGATACGGAGCTGACGGCCGAGGATCTCAAGGAGCTGGTGCAGGAGTTCAAAGGCCTCATCACGGAAGAAACGGGGCGCGTTTTTCCCGAGGACCCGCATGAACAACTGCGGCAGGCGCGCGATGCCGTCTTCCGCTCGTGGAATAATGAGCGAGCGATCACGTATCGGCAGATCCACAACATCCCGCACGATCTCGGCACGGCGGTGAACGTCCAGGCGATGGTCTTCGGCAATATGGGCGAGACGAGCGGCTCGGGCGTCGGATTCACGCGCAATCCGGCAACGGGAGAGAAGGAACTGTTCGGAGAATTCCTACCGAATGCGCAAGGTGAGGACGTCGTCGCAGGGATTCGGACGCCGCTTCCCTTGGAGAAGCTGCGGGAAATCCTCCCCGACGTCTACCATCAACTGGAGGAGATCGCCGAGCGTCTCGAACGCCATTACCGCGACGTGCAAGACTTCGAGTTCACGGTTCAAGAGGGGAAACTCTTCATGCTGCAGACGCGAAGCGCTAAACGCACGGGGCTGGCGGCCATTCGTATTGCCTGCGACATGGTGGACGAAGGATTGGTGACGCCAGAGGAATCGCTGCGACTCATCGAAGCGCCGACGCTGAATCAACTCCTGCATCCCACGTTCGATCCGGTGAAGCGAAAGGAATTTCGCGTTATCGGCCGGGGATTAGCTTCTTCGCCCGGAGCCGCAGCCGGACGCATCGCCTTCACAGCGCATCGCGCGGTCGAATTGCGGCGACAGGGCGAGCGCGTCGTGCTCGTGCGGATGGAGACATCGCCCGATGACATCTCCGGCATGCAAGCCTCCGAAGGTTTTCTGACGGCGCGCGGCGGCGCCACTTCACACGCGGCCGTCGTCGGGCGCCAGATGGGTAAGCCGGCTGTCGTTGGCTGCGGAGCACTCATCATTGATGAAGAGGCGGGCACGGCTCGCCTGGGCGATGTCCTCCTTCGCGAGGGCGACTTTATCTCCATAGATGGGACGACGGGCGAGATCTTGCTGGGCGACGTTCCCAAGGTCGAATCGGAGATCGTGCGCGTGTTGAATGGAACGCTGGCGCCGGAGCAATCGAAGGTCTATCAATATTTCAAACGGGTGATGGACACGGCGCGCGAGGTCAAACGGCTTGGCGTCCGCGCCAACGCCGATACGCCGGAAGATGCCCGCTTGGCGCGAGCCTTCGGCGCGGAAGGGATCGGTCTGGCGCGCACGGAGCACATGTTCTTCGCGCCGGATCGGCTTCCGCACATGCAAGCGATGATCCTCGCCCGCACGGAGGCGGAGCGACGCGACGCGCTCGCGCGCTTGCTCCCCATGCAGCGGGAGGATTTCGCAGCGATCTTCCGCGTCATGGATGGATACCCGGTCACGATCCGACTGCTCGATCCTCCGCTGCACGAATTCCTGCCCAAACGGGAACAGCTCATGGTGGAGATCGCCGTCCTGCGGGCGAAGGGAGAGACCGAGGGTCTGGAAGAAAAGGAACAGCTGCTGGCGCGCGTCGAGGAATTGCACGAATTCAATCCGATGCTCGGGTTGCGTGGCTGCCGGCTTGGGATCCTCTATCCGGAGGTCACCGAGATGCAGGCGCGCGCGATCTTCGAGGCCGCCTGTCAGGTCGCGCGCGAGGGCATTCGCGTGCTGCCGGAGATCATGGTGCCGCTGGTCGGCGCGGCGCGCGAATTCGAAGCGCAACGCGAGATCATTGATCGTGTTGCTGAGGAGGTCATGGGCGAGACGGGTGTGCACATTTCGTATCTGGTGGGGACGATGATCGAATTGCCGCGCGCCGCGCTCACCGCTGGTGAGATCGCGCGCTCGGCTGAATTCTTCAGCTTCGGCACGAACGATCTCACTCAAACGACCTTCGGCTTCTCTCGTGACGACACGGTGGCTGTCATCGAGGCCTATTTGAGTCGCGGGATCCTGGAGACCGATCCCTTCCTCATCCTCGATCGCGCGGGCGTGGGCGAGCTCATGAAGATAGGCGTGGAACGCGGACGCGCCACGCGCGCGAATTTGAAGACGGGCATTTGCGGTGAGCATGGAGGCGAGCCGAATTCCATCGAATTCTGCCACCGCATTGGCCTGGACTACGTCAGCTGTTCGCCGTATCGCGTGCCCATCGCCATGCTCGCCGCTGCGCAAGCGGCCGTCACGGAACTGGCCGCCGTCTTGGAATGA